CAAGCAATTGGACTAAACTCTCAGGTAAAAGGACAGAGGAATTATGCAACTTACATTTAGTTATATTATGTATAATTCTTTTTTTGATTTCCAGAAGGTAGATTCTACCTTCTTTTTTTATTCAATTTAAAAGGAAATAAATAGGAGGAATTAAAAATGCAACAAGTAGTAACAACAATCAATGAATTTTTATGGGGGAACTTTCTAATACTTCTTTTGATGGGAACAGGAGTTTACTTCACATTAAAACTAAATTTTATCCAAATTAGAAAATTTAGTGAGGGAATAAGAAGAGTTACAGGTTCAATGGCTCTTAATGGAAAAGCAGCAGATCACAATGGAATGTCATCTTTTCAGGCTTTGGCAACAGCAGTAGCAGCACAGGTAGGAACAGGAAACCTTGCTGGAGCAGCAACAGCTATTGTATCTGGAGGACCTGGAGCTATATTCTGGATGTGGGTAAGTGCTTTCTTTGGAATGTCAACTGTATACGTTGAGGCTATATTGGGGCAGATGTTTAAGAAAAGAGTTAATAATCAGATAACAGGAGGACCTTCATACTATATAGAGACAGCTCTTAAGAATAAATTTCTTTCAAAAGCTTTAGCTGTATTTTTCTCAATTGCTTGTATCTTAGCTCTTGGATTGATGGGAAATGCAGTACAGGCCAACTCAATATCTGTAGCTTTTGACAAGGCTTTTGGAGTACCAGCAATAGCTATGGGAGTTGTAATATCTTTACTTGCTGGATTTGTATTCTTTGGTGGGATAAAAAGAGTTGCTGCAGTGACAGAGAAGATAGTACCAGTTATGGCGGGATTATATATAGCAGCTTGTATAGTAATTATTTTTATTAATTATAGAGAGATAGTACCAGCTCTAACTTCAATTTTTTCTTCAGCTTTTACTACTCATGCAGCTGTAGGTGGAGCAGTGGGAATAAGTGTTAAACAAGCAGTTAGATATGGA
Above is a window of Fusobacterium sp. SYSU M8D902 DNA encoding:
- a CDS encoding sodium:alanine symporter family protein; translation: MQQVVTTINEFLWGNFLILLLMGTGVYFTLKLNFIQIRKFSEGIRRVTGSMALNGKAADHNGMSSFQALATAVAAQVGTGNLAGAATAIVSGGPGAIFWMWVSAFFGMSTVYVEAILGQMFKKRVNNQITGGPSYYIETALKNKFLSKALAVFFSIACILALGLMGNAVQANSISVAFDKAFGVPAIAMGVVISLLAGFVFFGGIKRVAAVTEKIVPVMAGLYIAACIVIIFINYREIVPALTSIFSSAFTTHAAVGGAVGISVKQAVRYGVARGLFSNEAGMGSTPHAHAIAKVNHPGEQGIVAVVTVFIDTFVVLTGTALVILTSGVQEGTGIVLTQNAFVKSLGSYGDMFIAICLFFFAFSTIIGWYFFGEANIRYLFKNNISINVYRIIVMLVIIKGSVLKAELVWEMADMFNGMMVLPNLIALLALGKYARTAMKEYELINK